In one Stenotrophomonas maltophilia genomic region, the following are encoded:
- a CDS encoding DUF4870 domain-containing protein: MSEFDNVPPPPPVTADVPADQRTMALAAHLLGIFTGFIGALIIWLINKDDAGKSFVTDQAKEALNFQITVAIAMVVCIILTIVVIGAILMPIVGLVSLVFCIIAAVKANNGEAYRYPFALRLIK; this comes from the coding sequence GTGAGTGAATTCGATAACGTCCCGCCGCCGCCGCCGGTCACCGCCGATGTCCCGGCAGACCAGCGCACCATGGCCCTGGCCGCGCACCTGCTGGGCATCTTCACCGGCTTCATCGGCGCGCTGATCATCTGGCTGATCAACAAGGACGACGCCGGCAAGTCCTTCGTCACCGACCAGGCCAAGGAAGCGCTGAACTTCCAGATCACCGTGGCCATCGCGATGGTGGTCTGCATCATCCTGACCATCGTGGTCATCGGCGCGATCCTGATGCCGATCGTCGGACTGGTCAGCCTGGTGTTCTGCATCATTGCCGCGGTCAAGGCCAACAACGGCGAAGCCTATCGCTACCCGTTCGCATTGCGCCTGATCAAGTAA
- a CDS encoding alkaline phosphatase gives MRRSVSLLATCATTLLLGACASTTPASAPAGLKVAVEPVAHPAGETPQWWYRSGAAQAAANGAMAGKARNVILFLGDGMSLTTVAAARIYEGQKKGGSGEENLLSWERFPATAFSKTYNTDSQTPDSAGTMTAITTGVKTHMGAIGVSAGARTDCADSLSKGLLTWLQLADSAGLATGIVSTARLTHATPAATYAHSPERNWENDTDLTEAAKAAGCKDIAQQLLSTSRYGRGPLVALGGGRGEFTTVEERDPEYDDKVGQRLDGRSLVQEWQQAHPQGAYVWNSRQLAAAANAPAILGLFEPDHMRYEYERPQDPAGEPSLAELTAAAITNLSRHQEGYVLMIEGARIDHANHSGNAYRALTETVAMSDAVRVASEMTSADDTLIIVTADHSHTLNFVGYPARGNPILGKVKDKGGEDGAGKLDYALDGNGQPYTTLSYANGPGHTGSTNQQPAGSKRYPHNPSSFEPAKGRPDLHDVDTEHPDYMQEALVPMKSESHGGEDVGIWARGPGSKAIRGTLEQNTIYHMIVQATPALRDRLCQAGTCDDKGVPVQLPAPKAFERSVDGK, from the coding sequence ATGCGCCGTTCCGTCTCCCTGTTGGCCACGTGTGCCACCACCCTGCTGCTCGGCGCCTGCGCCAGCACCACCCCCGCTTCCGCGCCGGCAGGCCTGAAGGTCGCCGTCGAGCCGGTTGCACACCCGGCCGGCGAGACGCCGCAATGGTGGTACCGCAGCGGCGCCGCCCAGGCCGCCGCCAATGGCGCGATGGCCGGCAAGGCCCGGAATGTCATCCTGTTCCTCGGCGACGGCATGAGCCTGACCACCGTGGCCGCTGCGCGCATCTACGAAGGCCAGAAGAAGGGCGGATCGGGTGAAGAGAACCTGCTGTCCTGGGAACGCTTCCCCGCCACCGCGTTCAGCAAGACCTACAACACCGACTCGCAGACCCCTGATTCGGCGGGCACCATGACCGCCATCACCACCGGCGTGAAGACCCACATGGGCGCGATCGGTGTCAGCGCAGGCGCCCGCACCGATTGTGCCGACAGCCTGTCCAAGGGCCTGCTCACCTGGCTGCAGCTGGCCGACAGCGCCGGCCTGGCGACCGGCATCGTGTCCACCGCGCGCCTGACCCACGCCACCCCGGCCGCCACCTACGCGCACTCGCCGGAGCGCAACTGGGAGAATGACACCGATCTGACCGAAGCGGCCAAGGCCGCCGGCTGCAAGGACATCGCCCAGCAGCTGCTGTCCACGTCGCGCTATGGCCGCGGCCCGCTGGTCGCGCTCGGCGGTGGTCGCGGTGAATTCACCACCGTGGAAGAGCGCGATCCGGAATACGACGACAAGGTCGGCCAGCGCCTGGATGGCCGCAGCCTGGTACAGGAATGGCAGCAGGCGCATCCGCAGGGTGCCTACGTGTGGAACAGCAGGCAGCTGGCCGCCGCCGCAAATGCGCCGGCCATCCTCGGCCTGTTCGAGCCGGACCACATGCGCTACGAGTACGAGCGCCCACAGGATCCGGCCGGTGAGCCGAGCCTGGCCGAGCTGACCGCTGCTGCGATCACCAATCTGTCGCGCCATCAGGAAGGTTACGTGCTGATGATCGAAGGCGCTCGCATCGACCATGCCAACCACAGCGGCAATGCCTATCGCGCACTGACCGAAACCGTGGCGATGTCCGATGCGGTGCGGGTGGCGTCGGAAATGACGTCGGCCGACGACACGCTGATCATCGTCACCGCCGACCACTCACACACCCTGAACTTCGTCGGCTACCCCGCACGCGGCAACCCGATCCTGGGCAAGGTGAAGGACAAGGGCGGTGAGGACGGCGCCGGCAAGCTGGACTACGCGCTGGACGGCAACGGCCAGCCTTACACCACCTTGAGCTACGCCAATGGACCGGGCCACACCGGCAGCACCAACCAGCAGCCGGCGGGCAGCAAGCGCTACCCGCACAACCCGAGCAGCTTCGAGCCGGCCAAGGGGCGTCCGGACCTGCATGATGTCGACACCGAGCATCCGGACTACATGCAGGAAGCGCTGGTGCCGATGAAGTCTGAATCGCATGGTGGCGAGGACGTCGGCATCTGGGCGCGCGGTCCCGGCAGCAAGGCGATCCGCGGCACGCTGGAGCAGAACACGATCTATCACATGATCGTGCAGGCAACGCCGGCGCTGCGCGATCGCCTGTGCCAGGCGGGCACCTGCGATGACAAGGGCGTACCGGTGCAACTGCCGGCGCCCAAGGCCTTCGAACGCAGCGTCGACGGAAAGTAA
- a CDS encoding FKBP-type peptidyl-prolyl cis-trans isomerase, protein MKIEKDRVVRFHYTVSEVGQEPIESSKDRGEPLAILIGHGNIIPGLENAMMDKEAGATFSVDVTAADAYGERREGLSQRVPKKHFGNTKLAPGQQVVLQTNFGPRAVTVQKVGMSVVDVDLNHPMAGKDLHFDVEIVDVREAGKEEIEHGHVHGDGGHAH, encoded by the coding sequence ATGAAGATCGAAAAAGACCGCGTTGTCCGCTTCCACTACACCGTTTCCGAAGTCGGCCAGGAGCCGATCGAATCGTCCAAGGACCGCGGCGAGCCGCTGGCGATCCTGATCGGTCACGGCAACATCATCCCGGGCCTGGAAAACGCCATGATGGACAAGGAAGCCGGCGCCACCTTCAGTGTCGACGTCACGGCGGCCGACGCCTATGGCGAGCGCCGCGAAGGCCTGTCCCAGCGCGTGCCGAAGAAGCACTTCGGCAATACCAAGCTGGCGCCGGGCCAGCAGGTCGTGCTGCAGACCAACTTCGGCCCGCGTGCGGTGACCGTGCAGAAGGTCGGCATGAGCGTGGTCGACGTCGATCTCAACCATCCGATGGCCGGCAAGGACCTGCACTTCGACGTGGAAATCGTCGACGTGCGCGAAGCCGGCAAGGAAGAGATCGAGCACGGCCACGTTCACGGCGACGGCGGTCACGCGCACTGA
- the pmbA gene encoding metalloprotease PmbA: MNVIAPEVVVGDDSPARLERLADLSQQLLERARALGASQAEVSCSEDRGLEVNVRLGEVETVQSTRDRGIAVTVYFGQRKGSASTGDLNEASLSATVEQACAIARHTEDDPAAGLADAGLMAKDFPDLDGWHPWALQADEAVDLALACEAAGREADAQIRNSDGAAVSSSQSLSVYANSHGFIGRERGTHHSIGCALIAGQGDGMQRDGWYTSALARQDLEDPAQVGRQAAARTVARLQPRSLATGSMPVLFAPEVARSLVGHLLSAVSGGALYRQASFLLDSAGQRLFPDWMQIDELPHLRRGLRSAAFDGDGVATRASALVRDGVLQRYVLGSYSARKLGLQTTANAGGVHNLQLAANAGPLEDIARQMGSGLLVTELMGQGVNGVTGDYSRGAGGFRVENGEIQYPVDGITIAGNLREMFMAIEAVGSDVDPRSHIRTGSILVGRMTIAGND; the protein is encoded by the coding sequence TTGAACGTGATCGCCCCTGAAGTGGTTGTCGGCGACGACAGCCCGGCCCGCCTGGAACGGCTGGCCGACCTTTCCCAGCAGCTGCTCGAGCGTGCCCGTGCGCTGGGGGCCAGCCAAGCCGAGGTCAGCTGCAGCGAGGACCGCGGCCTGGAGGTCAATGTGCGCCTGGGCGAAGTGGAAACCGTACAGTCCACCCGCGACCGCGGCATTGCAGTGACCGTGTACTTCGGCCAGCGCAAGGGCAGCGCCAGCACCGGCGACCTGAACGAGGCCAGCCTGTCGGCCACCGTGGAGCAGGCCTGCGCGATCGCCCGCCACACCGAGGATGATCCGGCCGCCGGACTGGCCGATGCCGGCCTGATGGCCAAGGACTTTCCCGACCTGGACGGCTGGCATCCCTGGGCCCTGCAGGCCGATGAAGCGGTGGACCTGGCGCTGGCCTGCGAGGCCGCCGGGCGCGAGGCCGACGCGCAGATCCGCAACTCCGATGGCGCGGCGGTGTCCAGCTCGCAGAGCCTGTCGGTGTACGCCAATTCGCACGGCTTCATTGGCCGTGAGCGCGGCACCCACCATTCGATCGGTTGTGCGCTGATCGCCGGCCAGGGCGATGGCATGCAGCGCGACGGCTGGTACACCAGCGCGCTGGCCAGGCAGGACCTGGAAGATCCGGCCCAGGTCGGCCGCCAGGCCGCCGCGCGTACCGTCGCCCGCCTGCAGCCGCGCTCGCTGGCTACGGGCAGCATGCCGGTGCTGTTCGCCCCGGAAGTGGCGCGCAGTCTGGTGGGCCATCTGCTGTCGGCCGTGTCCGGTGGCGCGCTTTACCGCCAGGCCAGCTTCCTGCTGGACAGCGCCGGACAGCGACTGTTCCCGGACTGGATGCAGATCGACGAGCTGCCGCACCTGCGCCGCGGCCTGCGCTCGGCCGCCTTCGACGGCGATGGCGTGGCGACCCGCGCGTCGGCACTGGTCCGCGACGGTGTGCTGCAGCGCTACGTACTGGGCAGTTACTCGGCCCGCAAGCTGGGCCTGCAGACCACGGCCAATGCCGGCGGCGTGCACAACCTGCAGCTGGCGGCCAACGCCGGGCCGCTGGAAGACATCGCCCGGCAGATGGGCAGCGGCCTGCTGGTGACCGAGCTGATGGGGCAGGGTGTCAATGGTGTGACCGGTGACTACTCGCGGGGGGCCGGTGGCTTCCGTGTCGAGAACGGGGAGATCCAGTACCCGGTGGACGGCATCACCATTGCCGGCAACCTGCGCGAGATGTTCATGGCGATCGAAGCGGTGGGCAGCGATGTCGATCCGCGCTCGCACATCCGGACCGGTTCGATCCTGGTGGGGCGGATGACCATCGCCGGTAATGATTGA
- a CDS encoding C40 family peptidase: MHITPVSSGPRRLSAPALLLVLPLLLTACGGGKATRTAAPPPSAHWPATTPDNPEAANSVLMRAISLVGTPYRYGGNTPESGFDCSGLVAYVYREMLDLKLPRTSRDLAAVQGPRIDPKRLATGDLVFFGSRGNVTHVGIYVGEGRFVHAPSTGGTVRLDSLSGPYWKDHYTGAKRVLR, encoded by the coding sequence ATGCACATCACGCCAGTTTCGTCCGGCCCGCGCCGGCTGTCCGCGCCCGCCCTGCTGCTGGTCCTGCCCCTGCTGCTGACCGCCTGCGGCGGCGGCAAGGCCACCCGGACGGCGGCGCCCCCGCCGTCGGCGCACTGGCCGGCGACCACCCCGGACAATCCCGAGGCCGCCAATTCAGTACTGATGCGTGCCATCAGCCTGGTCGGCACGCCCTACCGTTACGGCGGCAACACCCCCGAATCGGGCTTCGACTGCAGTGGCCTGGTCGCCTATGTCTACCGCGAGATGCTGGATCTGAAGCTGCCGCGCACCTCGCGCGACCTGGCCGCCGTACAGGGCCCGAGGATCGATCCGAAGCGTCTGGCCACGGGTGACCTGGTGTTCTTCGGCAGCCGCGGCAACGTCACCCATGTCGGCATCTATGTCGGCGAGGGGCGCTTCGTGCACGCCCCCAGCACCGGCGGCACGGTGCGCCTGGACTCGCTCAGCGGGCCCTACTGGAAGGACCACTACACAGGGGCCAAACGCGTCCTTCGCTAA
- a CDS encoding polyprenyl synthetase family protein gives MTAEAAFARWRDRIESLLDAALPSPADAPQRLHQAMRHSVLGGGKRMRPLLVYATGQLFGAQPERLDAAAMAVELIHAYSLVHDDLPAMDDDALRRGKPTTHIAFDEATAILAGDALQTRAFSLLAEAPLPATLRVDCLQALAHASGAAGMCGGQALDIDATGQQQSLAALTRMHALKTGALIRAAVRMGALCGDAPEPQRMQLDAFADALGLAFQVRDDILDVEASSEQLGKTAGKDQAQDKSTFPALLGMEGAKAQLRELAARMQAALAGYHEEADALRALARLAVERDH, from the coding sequence ATGACGGCTGAGGCGGCGTTCGCGCGCTGGCGCGACCGGATCGAAAGCCTGCTCGATGCCGCCCTGCCCTCGCCGGCCGATGCACCGCAGCGGCTGCACCAGGCCATGCGCCATTCCGTCCTCGGCGGTGGCAAGCGCATGCGTCCGCTGCTGGTCTATGCCACTGGCCAGTTGTTCGGCGCTCAACCGGAAAGGCTCGACGCGGCCGCGATGGCGGTGGAACTGATCCATGCCTATTCGCTGGTGCACGACGACCTGCCGGCAATGGACGACGATGCCCTGCGCCGTGGCAAACCCACCACCCACATCGCCTTCGACGAAGCCACCGCGATCCTGGCCGGCGACGCCCTGCAGACCCGCGCCTTCAGCCTGCTGGCCGAGGCACCACTGCCGGCAACACTGCGCGTGGACTGCCTGCAGGCGCTGGCACACGCCTCCGGTGCCGCCGGCATGTGCGGCGGCCAGGCGCTGGATATCGATGCCACCGGACAGCAGCAGTCGCTGGCCGCGCTGACCCGGATGCATGCGCTCAAGACCGGCGCGCTGATCCGTGCCGCGGTACGCATGGGCGCATTGTGCGGCGATGCGCCGGAGCCGCAGCGGATGCAGCTGGACGCATTCGCCGATGCACTCGGCCTGGCGTTCCAGGTCCGCGATGACATCCTCGATGTCGAAGCCAGCTCCGAGCAGCTGGGCAAGACGGCAGGCAAGGACCAGGCGCAGGACAAGAGTACCTTCCCCGCCCTGCTCGGCATGGAGGGAGCGAAGGCGCAGCTGCGCGAACTGGCGGCCCGCATGCAGGCTGCTCTGGCGGGCTACCACGAAGAGGCCGATGCGCTGCGCGCGCTGGCCAGGCTTGCGGTGGAGCGCGATCACTGA
- a CDS encoding DUF418 domain-containing protein → MKDLPAGCPVNSASSSLQPVASGDRIAVLDILRGAALLGILLMNMEAFSGPLDLAFTGIDVRWQGIDYGADAFVYVFVQGKFFTLFSLLFGAGFAVMAQRAETAGREFTPFYLRRSAGLMLIGLCHALLVWSGDILVLYALASLPLLACREAPRSWLPWMGVIVYLGGAAMMMLLGAMVSLATPQDAQQMLVDAQQSIARERMVYGHGNWIQACIQRLHEFGSSMGALLITGPAVLGMFLIGSGLAGSGALAAPERHPRLFAALRWVALPLGLLVTVLGVAWKPYLAPGAYDLGVTSAMALVMIGALPMCLGYLAWIVQWRARLGWLAPVGRMALTHYLGQSLLCTWVFYHHGLGYFDVMPRSVQLLFAVLLFAAQVALSHAWLRRFRFGPMEWLWRAMTYRQWPPMRREAGRG, encoded by the coding sequence ATGAAGGACCTGCCCGCCGGATGTCCTGTGAACAGCGCTTCGTCTTCCCTGCAGCCGGTCGCCTCCGGCGACCGCATCGCCGTGCTGGACATACTGCGCGGGGCCGCGTTGCTGGGCATCCTGCTGATGAACATGGAGGCCTTCAGCGGACCGCTGGACCTGGCATTCACCGGTATCGACGTGCGTTGGCAGGGGATCGATTACGGGGCCGACGCCTTCGTCTATGTGTTCGTGCAGGGCAAGTTCTTCACCCTGTTCTCGCTGCTGTTCGGCGCCGGATTCGCAGTGATGGCACAGCGCGCCGAGACCGCCGGCCGCGAGTTCACTCCGTTCTATCTGCGCCGCAGCGCCGGGCTCATGCTGATCGGCCTGTGCCACGCGCTGCTGGTCTGGTCCGGCGACATCCTGGTGCTCTACGCGCTGGCGTCGCTGCCCCTGCTGGCGTGCCGCGAGGCACCGCGCAGCTGGCTGCCGTGGATGGGCGTCATCGTCTACCTCGGTGGCGCGGCGATGATGATGCTGCTCGGTGCCATGGTTTCACTGGCGACGCCGCAAGACGCGCAGCAGATGCTGGTCGACGCGCAGCAGAGCATCGCCCGGGAGCGCATGGTCTACGGACACGGCAACTGGATCCAGGCCTGCATCCAGCGCCTGCATGAGTTTGGTTCGTCGATGGGGGCGCTGCTGATCACCGGCCCGGCGGTACTGGGCATGTTCCTGATCGGCAGTGGACTGGCCGGCAGTGGCGCGCTGGCCGCGCCGGAACGCCATCCGCGCCTGTTCGCGGCGCTGCGCTGGGTCGCCTTGCCGCTGGGCCTGCTGGTCACCGTGCTGGGTGTGGCCTGGAAACCCTACCTGGCACCCGGTGCCTACGACCTTGGTGTGACCTCGGCGATGGCGCTGGTGATGATCGGCGCGCTGCCGATGTGCCTGGGCTACCTCGCCTGGATCGTGCAGTGGCGCGCGCGGCTGGGCTGGCTGGCGCCGGTCGGCCGGATGGCGCTGACCCACTACCTGGGGCAGTCGCTGTTGTGCACCTGGGTGTTCTACCACCATGGCCTGGGCTATTTCGACGTGATGCCGCGCAGCGTGCAGCTGCTCTTCGCTGTGCTGCTGTTCGCCGCGCAAGTCGCGCTTTCCCATGCCTGGCTGCGCCGCTTCCGCTTCGGACCGATGGAGTGGCTGTGGCGGGCGATGACCTATCGCCAGTGGCCGCCGATGCGCCGCGAGGCTGGAAGGGGCTGA
- a CDS encoding dicarboxylate/amino acid:cation symporter — protein sequence MTLVSAWLRIPFWQRVVGGFVLGALAGWALGPAAETWFGPLGELYVTLIKMIAVPLVFFAVINAISSLHGQKSVAALSGRTFLWFVITAALAVCVGLGVGTVLQPGAGGLQLSMASNYVPREVPSVVQVLLDVVPANVFYALSGIGTRVTAAGETVLAAGRGSILPVIFFAGLVGFAIVKLGEKVTEARKLVGQMSDIMIQVTRFVLEVTPIGTFGLIAGLVGSYGFEKLLPLGHFVLALYVACALHIVVVYSALLLAHGLNPLKFFRGAAPGMQVAFVSSSSFAAMPVALRSITHNLGVNKDYGAFAVPLGASIKMDGCGAIYPALCAVFIAQYSGVPLTPEQYVVVLIASVLGSFGTAGVPGTAVIMATVVLSAANLPLETIGYLYAIDRILDMMRTMTNVTGQMLVPVLVAKETGLLDQSVYDNPSSNVGVDDPDPTPPRS from the coding sequence ATGACGCTGGTCTCTGCCTGGCTGCGGATTCCATTCTGGCAGCGCGTGGTCGGCGGCTTCGTGCTTGGTGCGCTGGCCGGCTGGGCGCTCGGCCCCGCTGCGGAAACGTGGTTCGGTCCGCTCGGTGAGCTGTATGTCACCCTGATCAAGATGATCGCGGTGCCGCTGGTGTTCTTCGCGGTCATCAACGCGATCTCGTCACTGCATGGCCAGAAGTCGGTTGCAGCGCTCAGTGGCCGCACCTTCCTGTGGTTCGTGATTACCGCGGCGTTGGCGGTGTGCGTGGGCCTGGGCGTGGGCACCGTGCTGCAGCCCGGTGCCGGTGGCCTGCAGCTGTCCATGGCCAGCAACTATGTACCGCGCGAGGTTCCCAGCGTGGTACAGGTGCTGCTGGATGTGGTGCCGGCCAACGTCTTCTATGCACTGTCCGGCATCGGCACCCGGGTCACTGCCGCCGGCGAGACCGTGCTGGCCGCTGGCAGGGGCTCGATCCTGCCGGTGATCTTCTTCGCCGGCCTGGTGGGCTTTGCCATCGTCAAGCTGGGCGAGAAGGTGACCGAGGCGCGGAAGCTGGTCGGCCAGATGAGCGACATCATGATCCAGGTGACCCGCTTCGTGCTGGAAGTCACCCCGATCGGTACCTTCGGCCTGATTGCCGGCCTGGTGGGCAGTTACGGTTTCGAAAAGCTGCTGCCGCTGGGGCATTTCGTGCTGGCCCTGTACGTGGCCTGTGCGTTGCACATCGTGGTCGTCTACAGCGCGCTGCTGCTGGCGCACGGCCTGAACCCGCTGAAGTTCTTCCGCGGCGCGGCGCCAGGCATGCAGGTCGCCTTCGTCAGCTCCTCCAGCTTCGCCGCGATGCCGGTGGCGCTGCGTTCGATCACCCACAACCTGGGCGTCAACAAGGACTACGGTGCATTCGCGGTGCCACTGGGTGCGAGCATCAAGATGGACGGCTGCGGCGCGATCTACCCCGCGTTGTGCGCGGTCTTCATCGCCCAGTACAGCGGCGTGCCTTTGACGCCGGAGCAGTACGTGGTGGTGCTGATCGCCTCGGTGCTGGGCAGCTTCGGTACTGCCGGTGTGCCGGGTACGGCCGTGATCATGGCCACCGTGGTGCTCAGTGCCGCCAATCTGCCGCTGGAGACCATCGGTTACCTGTATGCCATCGACCGTATCCTGGACATGATGCGCACCATGACCAACGTGACCGGTCAGATGCTGGTGCCGGTGCTGGTGGCCAAGGAGACCGGCCTGCTCGACCAGTCGGTGTACGACAATCCCTCCAGCAACGTGGGCGTGGATGACCCGGACCCTACGCCGCCACGCAGCTGA
- a CDS encoding exodeoxyribonuclease VII small subunit gives MAKKSPENASPVAQFEQSLESLEQLVEQMETGELSLEASLSAYERGVGLYRQCQQALEQAELRVRLLSDPAQPDTAEPFDPPSHDG, from the coding sequence ATGGCCAAGAAGTCCCCCGAAAACGCCTCCCCTGTTGCCCAGTTCGAGCAGTCGCTCGAATCGCTGGAGCAGCTGGTGGAGCAGATGGAAACCGGCGAGCTGAGCCTGGAAGCGTCGCTCAGTGCTTACGAACGTGGCGTGGGCCTGTACCGCCAGTGCCAGCAGGCGCTGGAGCAGGCCGAACTGCGCGTCCGGCTGCTCAGCGATCCGGCACAGCCCGATACGGCAGAACCCTTCGATCCGCCCAGCCATGACGGCTGA
- the tilS gene encoding tRNA lysidine(34) synthetase TilS → MTAFPALVSLDAPLLVGYSGGLDSTVLLHWLRRCTQAAGVGLRAVHVHHGLQPDADAWVQHCQQQCAALGIELVVHRVQVETGTGLGLEGAARQARRAAFVASLRDGETLALAQHQDDQAETFLLRALRGSGVDGLAAMSRDSMLAGHRLWRPLLQVPRDALHDYARAHDLHWIEDPSNDDAYADRNFLRLQVLPLLRQRWPHAAAALAGSADHCARTRGLLQEEDTELLAHLEAAPRVLSLQLLRQVSPERAARVLRTWVASHGAAPLPGRVLQQMLEEMLPSACDRQAQVRWQDHVIQQWREHAYLLPAELPALPLDWQEEWDGRVPLALPDGGQLRLLGAAMFQQPMQVRARRGGERIVLPGRSHAHALKDCLQREHLAPWRRAQLPLLFADGNLLAAADVVIAAPLQAWLHAHDAQLRWQPGGW, encoded by the coding sequence GTGACTGCCTTCCCCGCCCTGGTTTCCCTCGATGCACCGCTGCTGGTCGGCTACAGCGGCGGCTTGGATTCGACCGTCCTGCTGCACTGGCTACGGCGCTGCACGCAGGCGGCCGGCGTGGGACTGCGCGCTGTACACGTACATCACGGGCTGCAGCCCGACGCCGATGCCTGGGTCCAGCATTGCCAGCAGCAGTGCGCGGCCCTGGGAATCGAACTGGTCGTACACCGCGTGCAGGTCGAGACCGGCACCGGTCTGGGCCTGGAGGGTGCAGCCCGGCAGGCGCGTCGCGCTGCTTTCGTCGCCTCTCTGCGCGACGGAGAGACGCTGGCCCTGGCCCAGCATCAGGACGATCAGGCTGAAACTTTCCTGCTGCGCGCGTTGCGCGGTTCCGGTGTTGATGGCCTGGCGGCAATGAGCAGGGACAGCATGCTCGCCGGCCACCGGCTGTGGCGGCCGCTGCTGCAGGTCCCGCGCGACGCTCTGCATGACTATGCGCGGGCCCACGATCTGCACTGGATCGAAGACCCCAGCAACGACGACGCGTACGCCGACCGCAACTTCCTGCGCCTGCAGGTGCTGCCGCTGCTGCGCCAGCGCTGGCCGCACGCCGCAGCGGCCCTGGCCGGCAGTGCCGATCATTGCGCGCGCACCCGTGGCCTTCTGCAGGAAGAGGACACCGAGCTGCTCGCGCACCTGGAAGCAGCCCCGCGCGTGCTGTCCTTGCAGCTGCTGCGGCAGGTATCGCCGGAACGCGCCGCACGCGTCCTGCGCACCTGGGTGGCCAGCCATGGCGCGGCACCGCTGCCGGGGCGGGTGCTGCAGCAGATGCTCGAGGAAATGCTGCCCTCCGCTTGCGACCGGCAGGCGCAGGTGCGCTGGCAGGATCACGTCATCCAGCAATGGCGCGAGCATGCCTATCTGCTGCCGGCCGAGCTGCCTGCCCTGCCCCTGGACTGGCAGGAGGAGTGGGACGGCCGGGTGCCTCTGGCCTTGCCAGATGGCGGCCAGCTGCGCCTGCTGGGCGCCGCGATGTTCCAGCAGCCGATGCAGGTGCGTGCACGGCGTGGCGGCGAGCGCATCGTGCTGCCGGGACGCAGCCACGCACATGCCTTGAAGGACTGCCTGCAGCGTGAACATCTGGCCCCCTGGCGGCGCGCGCAGCTGCCGCTGCTGTTTGCTGACGGCAACCTGCTGGCCGCCGCCGATGTGGTGATCGCCGCACCGCTGCAGGCCTGGCTGCACGCTCACGACGCCCAGCTGCGGTGGCAGCCGGGTGGCTGGTGA
- a CDS encoding C40 family peptidase translates to MTTDDLTCKGQTAASPRSVRPVLLGLALCLTSLPAWSQTVPSRADAAPVPATDNGVRVTGKTDTAAPQRSRTDAAASATLAALLPHLAANDTIPLMDRSAMVAGDLSRLLANYDTSSAANGSVVGSAADNGKVQSLLRRAMTLLGTPYRWGGSNPDSGFDCSGLVGYVFRSALGIELPRVSREMAHDNNAELINDRAALAAGDLVFFGRKGRVDHVGIYVGDGRFLHAPSAGKDVRVDTLLSGYWGNKFMQARRVEL, encoded by the coding sequence GTGACGACTGACGACCTGACGTGCAAAGGCCAGACCGCCGCTTCCCCGCGTAGTGTCCGCCCTGTTCTTCTGGGCTTGGCACTGTGCCTGACCAGCCTCCCCGCCTGGTCGCAGACCGTTCCCTCACGCGCCGACGCTGCTCCGGTCCCGGCGACCGACAATGGCGTACGTGTGACGGGCAAGACCGACACCGCGGCCCCCCAGCGCAGCCGCACCGATGCAGCCGCCAGTGCCACGCTGGCCGCCCTGCTGCCGCACCTGGCCGCCAACGACACCATTCCGCTGATGGACCGCTCGGCCATGGTCGCCGGCGATCTGAGCCGCCTGCTCGCCAACTACGACACCAGCAGCGCTGCCAATGGCAGCGTTGTCGGCAGCGCCGCCGACAATGGCAAGGTGCAGTCGCTGCTGCGGCGGGCGATGACCCTGCTCGGCACCCCCTATCGCTGGGGTGGCAGCAATCCGGACAGCGGCTTCGACTGCAGCGGCCTGGTCGGCTACGTCTTCCGTTCGGCGCTGGGCATCGAACTGCCGCGCGTCTCCCGCGAGATGGCACACGACAACAACGCCGAGCTGATCAACGACCGTGCCGCCCTGGCCGCGGGTGACCTGGTGTTCTTCGGTCGCAAGGGCCGGGTCGACCACGTCGGCATCTATGTGGGTGACGGCCGCTTCCTGCATGCCCCGAGCGCAGGCAAGGATGTCCGGGTCGACACCCTGCTCAGCGGCTACTGGGGCAACAAGTTCATGCAGGCGCGCCGCGTCGAGCTCTGA